A single region of the Vanacampus margaritifer isolate UIUO_Vmar chromosome 13, RoL_Vmar_1.0, whole genome shotgun sequence genome encodes:
- the LOC144062997 gene encoding uncharacterized protein LOC144062997 isoform X2 produces the protein MRCLKLLLQHGADLNVRSSDGLTPLHVAAIWGCYQNLKLLLMNGGNPNIKDKEGNTPMRLAELEDNRKCAQLLQEYLSSYEGMEEKDLPQFKYRVYSDHTDTSGYPESASSFTSQSSLISDLGEAPLSSTRRSSFFNRSNIDGGAVCKEIMYNKPYDRDNEMGHNPNSSNFLHWASEDASFLSSTRMSTAGPTIPFPKENHLFAAADAPLTEEGVLNKPSENGQITPVEQNTLPPFLSRRANRKSVSFCDVDEYFPVFSPESPKKTAAVDGTQCNGYLSFDLSEYSGFLDSQRMATILPQQGIDVTSPDHVFVFCRESSSSTDEILEKTVISHCSFLDSGKKADGNVNEAPENIEQPTHPSGASSSSGGSSSYGSCESDHYTSALDIYIHPKRLSLPEQNTEQPENVPQAHREPLVDVYKQSMTEDNNLSTNVVKACNDPAVITLSEPDDPLEDIWSANPSEAKEPFPPSPFVTGRAQSRQSRCSLRDSQTPENLFRTSCLFEETFAKPRRTPRHTTPRSQKNNYSLRRAPCRTSSNSKPGSLPGDYPDTQSNTPKAGSCVTSSQADTLILPKSISGTFVESQTPCDTVLLAENHESSTHCYERNLAEVIQALQEQEVGLCDTVILEENHESSVDSYERNLAEVIQAHQGLSDGQEFLTDDVTSTDEATKKANYFPEIPCQQQEDIWITRDSSSHTVSSSSSSSSSYFSPRRSRENSDLSCTPGTGCTPRYSISRLSSHHKSQHLADLSYTPGGRPHLEDADGPVEYLYTDTEQGHKLIEAHIPPSANTSQSSCMSTTSSEETILYDWRSMQTKIRDFKENQKPTEGPSDKKAKEVKCKLLLETEGMTDKELRRRLKEVGESPGPISRRTRPVYIRRLCRLLQESNSGSPQHQDQVGQPKTAHLGYSAELNLALRTFKLPDCQEDEQALCQQFDQPDQNRKWREGKIKSSFNYLLLDPRVTNNLPCRSHGMTLQDCFQTFVNAIFYVGKGKRSRPYSHLYEALEYYKGDKTSKKLCPKVQQILQIWNAEQGVISLHCFQNVIPVEAYTREACMVDAIGLKMLTNQKRGDFYGVVSNWQLKKKRELGVHLLYRAMQIFLAEGERQLRPADIRQ, from the exons ATGCGATGCTTGAAACTGCTTCTGCAACACGGTGCTGACCTGAATGTGAG ATCATCAGATGGCCTAACTCCCCTTCACGTGGCTGCAATTTGGGGATGCTATCAAAATCTGAAGTTACTTTTGATGAACGGTGGTAACCCCAATATAAAAGATAAG GAAGGAAATACACCGATGCGCCTTGCAGAACTAGAGGACAACAGAAAGTGTGCTCAGCTATTACAGGAGTATCTGTCCAGTTATGAGGGCATGGAAGAGAAGGATCTGCCTCAATTCAAATAca GGGTATATTCCGACCACACCGACACATCTGGCTATCCTGAATCTGCCTCCAGCTTCACTTCCCAGTCGTCTCTGATAAGTGACCTTGGTGAAGCCCCTTTAAGCAGCACAAGGCGCTCATCATTTTTTAACCGCTCAAACATAGATGGAGGGGCAGTTTGCAAGgaaataatgtataacaaaccATATGATCGAGACAATGAAATGGGACACAATCCAAACTCTAGCAATTTCTTACACTGGGCATCTGAAGATGCCTCCTTTTTATCTAGTACCAGGATGTCTACAGCGGGACCCACAATACCTTTTCCAAAGGAGAATCATTTGTTTGCTGCTGCTGATGCGCCCCTGACAGAGGAAGGTGTACTTAATAAACCCTCCGAAAATGGACAAATTACTCCTGTCGAACAAAACACACTTCCCCCATTTCTGTCCAGACGAGCAAATCGTAAAAGTGTCAGCTTCTGTGATGTCGACGaatattttcctgttttcaGTCCTGAATCTCCCAAAAAGACAGCAGCTGTTGACGGTACGCAGTGTAATGGCTACCTGTCTTTCGATCTTTCTGAGTACTCTGGCTTTCTGGATTCACAACGAATGGCTACTATTCTACCGCAGCAGGGCATAGATGTCACTTCACCAGACCACGTCTTTGTTTTCTGCCGGGAAAGTAGTTCGAGTACAGACGAAATCTTGGAGAAAACAGTCATCAGTCACTGTTCTTTTTTAGACAGTGGTAAAAAGGCGGATGGGAATGTAAATGAAGCTCCAGAGAATATAGAACAGCCAACACATCCAAGTGGGGCCAGCAGTAGCAGTGGAGGCAGTAGTAGTTATGGTAGTTGTGAAAGTGACCATTACACCAGTGCACTGGATATTTACATACACCCTAAACGGCTCTCTTTACCTGAACAAAACACCGAACAGCCCGAAAATGTCCCACAAGCTCATAGAGAACCTCTAGTTGATGTTTATAAACAGAGCATGACTGAGGATAATAATCTAAGCACGAATGTGGTTAAAGCTTGCAATGATCCTGCTGTAATTACTTTAAGTGAGCCGGACGACCCGTTGGAAGACATTTGGTCAGCTAATCCATCTGAAGCCAAAGAACCATTTCCACCAAGTCCATTTGTAACAGGCCGGGCACAGTCGAGGCAGAGTCGCTGCTCACTTAGAGATAGCCAAACCCCCGAGAACCTCTTTCGCACTTCTTGCCTATTTGAGGAGACATTTGCTAAACCAAGGCGAACTCCTCGTCACACAACTCCCAGGTCTCAGAAGAACAACTATAGTTTACGACGTGCTCCATGCCGCACATCGTCCAATTCTAAACCAGGCTCCTTGCCTGGAGATTACCCAGACACTCAGTCTAACACACCCAAAGCAGGTTCATGTGTGACCTCAAGCCAGGCTGATACCCTCATCCTTCCCAAAAGCATCAGTGGCACATTTGTTGAGTCACAGACTCCATGTGACACGGTTCTCTTGGCGGAAAATCATGAATCCTCAACACATTGCTACGAAAGAAATCTCGCAGAGGTTATCCAAGCTCTTCAAGAACAAGAAGTTGGACTTTGTGACACAGTTATCTTGGAGGAAAATCACGAATCATCAGTGGACTCCTATGAAAGAAATCTTGCCGAGGTTATACAGGCCCATCAAGGACTTTCTGATGGTCAGGAATTTTTGACAGATGATGTGACAAGTACAGATGAGGCAACAAAGAAGGCAAATTATTTCCCTGAAATACCTTGCCAACAACAAGAAGATATCTGGATCACAAGGGACTCGAGCTCTCATACAGTATCTTCGTCATCTTCATCCAGCTCCAGCTATTTTTCCCCAAGGAGGTCAAGGGAAAACTCAGACCTCTCGTGTACTCCAGGCACCGGATGCACTCCCAGATACAGCATCAGTCGGCTATCGTCTCACCACAAGTCACAGCACCTGGCCGACCTGTCGTATACTCCCGGGGGGCGCCCGCACCTTGAGGATGCAGACGGACCAGTGGAGTATCTTTACACTGATACGGAGCAGGGTCACAAACTGATTGAGGCCCACATTCCACCTTCAGCTAATACCTCACAAAGCTCCTGCATGAGTACCACCAGCAGTGAAGAGACCATCCTCTACGACTGGCGCTCCATGCAGACCAAAATCAGAGACTTCAAAGAAAACCAGAAGCCAACAGAAGGCCCCAGTGACAAGAAGGCCAAAGAGGTTAAGTGTAAATTGTTGCTGGAGACCGAAGGGATGACGGATAAGGAGCTCAGACGGAGGCTCAAAGAGGTAGGGGAGAGCCCGGGTCCCATTAGTCGGCGAACCAGGCCAGTCTACATTCGAAGGCTGTGCCGCCTGTTGCAGGAGTCAAACTCTGGGTCACCGCAGCACCAAGATCAAGTGGGACAACCAAAAACCG CACATTTAGGTTATAGTGCAGAACTCAATTTGGCCCTGCGAACTTTCAAGCTGCCTGACTGTCAGGAAGACGAGCAGGCCTTGTGCCAACAATTTGACCAACCAGATCAGAACAGAAAGTGGAGAGAGGGCAAAATCAAGTCCAGCTTTAACTACCTGCTGCTCGACCCAAG AGTGACAAACAATCTTCCATGCCGGAGTCACGGCATGACTCTACAGGACTGTTTCCAGACATTTGTTAATGCCATTTTTTATGTGGGGAAAGGAAAACGCTCACGCCCCTACAGTCATCTTTACGAGGCCTTGGAGTACTACAAAGGCGATAAGACCTCGAAG AAACTGTGCCCCAAAGTGCAGCAAATACTTCAGATATGGAACGCCGAGCAGGGGGTCATCTCACTGCATTGCTTCCAGAACGTCATTCCAGTGGAGGCCTACACAAGAGAGGCCTGCATGGTGGATGCCATCG GGTTGAAGATGCTCACCAACCAGAAGCGCGGGGATTTCTACGGCGTGGTGTCAAATTGGCAGCTGAAGAAAAAGCGTGAGCTGGGTGTCCACCTGCTCTACCGGGCCATGCAGATATTCCTGGCTGAAGGTGAGCGACAGCTCCGACCAGCAGACATACGACagtaa
- the LOC144062997 gene encoding uncharacterized protein LOC144062997 isoform X1 produces MDRRKRKLESQLCAAVNNGEPRSVKLLLSQGAIPDLVGSKGVAAIHLAVGKETEKNMRCLKLLLQHGADLNVRSSDGLTPLHVAAIWGCYQNLKLLLMNGGNPNIKDKEGNTPMRLAELEDNRKCAQLLQEYLSSYEGMEEKDLPQFKYRVYSDHTDTSGYPESASSFTSQSSLISDLGEAPLSSTRRSSFFNRSNIDGGAVCKEIMYNKPYDRDNEMGHNPNSSNFLHWASEDASFLSSTRMSTAGPTIPFPKENHLFAAADAPLTEEGVLNKPSENGQITPVEQNTLPPFLSRRANRKSVSFCDVDEYFPVFSPESPKKTAAVDGTQCNGYLSFDLSEYSGFLDSQRMATILPQQGIDVTSPDHVFVFCRESSSSTDEILEKTVISHCSFLDSGKKADGNVNEAPENIEQPTHPSGASSSSGGSSSYGSCESDHYTSALDIYIHPKRLSLPEQNTEQPENVPQAHREPLVDVYKQSMTEDNNLSTNVVKACNDPAVITLSEPDDPLEDIWSANPSEAKEPFPPSPFVTGRAQSRQSRCSLRDSQTPENLFRTSCLFEETFAKPRRTPRHTTPRSQKNNYSLRRAPCRTSSNSKPGSLPGDYPDTQSNTPKAGSCVTSSQADTLILPKSISGTFVESQTPCDTVLLAENHESSTHCYERNLAEVIQALQEQEVGLCDTVILEENHESSVDSYERNLAEVIQAHQGLSDGQEFLTDDVTSTDEATKKANYFPEIPCQQQEDIWITRDSSSHTVSSSSSSSSSYFSPRRSRENSDLSCTPGTGCTPRYSISRLSSHHKSQHLADLSYTPGGRPHLEDADGPVEYLYTDTEQGHKLIEAHIPPSANTSQSSCMSTTSSEETILYDWRSMQTKIRDFKENQKPTEGPSDKKAKEVKCKLLLETEGMTDKELRRRLKEVGESPGPISRRTRPVYIRRLCRLLQESNSGSPQHQDQVGQPKTAHLGYSAELNLALRTFKLPDCQEDEQALCQQFDQPDQNRKWREGKIKSSFNYLLLDPRVTNNLPCRSHGMTLQDCFQTFVNAIFYVGKGKRSRPYSHLYEALEYYKGDKTSKKLCPKVQQILQIWNAEQGVISLHCFQNVIPVEAYTREACMVDAIGLKMLTNQKRGDFYGVVSNWQLKKKRELGVHLLYRAMQIFLAEGERQLRPADIRQ; encoded by the exons ATGGATCGGAGGAAGAGGAAACTGGAGAGTCAACTGTGTGCAGCAGTGAACAATGGGGAACCGAG ATCTGTGAAGCTACTTCTGTCCCAGGGTGCAATCCCTGATCTCGTGGGGAGTAAGGGGGTGGCTGCAATACATCTGGCTGTAGGCAAAGAAACGGAAAAGAACATGCGATGCTTGAAACTGCTTCTGCAACACGGTGCTGACCTGAATGTGAG ATCATCAGATGGCCTAACTCCCCTTCACGTGGCTGCAATTTGGGGATGCTATCAAAATCTGAAGTTACTTTTGATGAACGGTGGTAACCCCAATATAAAAGATAAG GAAGGAAATACACCGATGCGCCTTGCAGAACTAGAGGACAACAGAAAGTGTGCTCAGCTATTACAGGAGTATCTGTCCAGTTATGAGGGCATGGAAGAGAAGGATCTGCCTCAATTCAAATAca GGGTATATTCCGACCACACCGACACATCTGGCTATCCTGAATCTGCCTCCAGCTTCACTTCCCAGTCGTCTCTGATAAGTGACCTTGGTGAAGCCCCTTTAAGCAGCACAAGGCGCTCATCATTTTTTAACCGCTCAAACATAGATGGAGGGGCAGTTTGCAAGgaaataatgtataacaaaccATATGATCGAGACAATGAAATGGGACACAATCCAAACTCTAGCAATTTCTTACACTGGGCATCTGAAGATGCCTCCTTTTTATCTAGTACCAGGATGTCTACAGCGGGACCCACAATACCTTTTCCAAAGGAGAATCATTTGTTTGCTGCTGCTGATGCGCCCCTGACAGAGGAAGGTGTACTTAATAAACCCTCCGAAAATGGACAAATTACTCCTGTCGAACAAAACACACTTCCCCCATTTCTGTCCAGACGAGCAAATCGTAAAAGTGTCAGCTTCTGTGATGTCGACGaatattttcctgttttcaGTCCTGAATCTCCCAAAAAGACAGCAGCTGTTGACGGTACGCAGTGTAATGGCTACCTGTCTTTCGATCTTTCTGAGTACTCTGGCTTTCTGGATTCACAACGAATGGCTACTATTCTACCGCAGCAGGGCATAGATGTCACTTCACCAGACCACGTCTTTGTTTTCTGCCGGGAAAGTAGTTCGAGTACAGACGAAATCTTGGAGAAAACAGTCATCAGTCACTGTTCTTTTTTAGACAGTGGTAAAAAGGCGGATGGGAATGTAAATGAAGCTCCAGAGAATATAGAACAGCCAACACATCCAAGTGGGGCCAGCAGTAGCAGTGGAGGCAGTAGTAGTTATGGTAGTTGTGAAAGTGACCATTACACCAGTGCACTGGATATTTACATACACCCTAAACGGCTCTCTTTACCTGAACAAAACACCGAACAGCCCGAAAATGTCCCACAAGCTCATAGAGAACCTCTAGTTGATGTTTATAAACAGAGCATGACTGAGGATAATAATCTAAGCACGAATGTGGTTAAAGCTTGCAATGATCCTGCTGTAATTACTTTAAGTGAGCCGGACGACCCGTTGGAAGACATTTGGTCAGCTAATCCATCTGAAGCCAAAGAACCATTTCCACCAAGTCCATTTGTAACAGGCCGGGCACAGTCGAGGCAGAGTCGCTGCTCACTTAGAGATAGCCAAACCCCCGAGAACCTCTTTCGCACTTCTTGCCTATTTGAGGAGACATTTGCTAAACCAAGGCGAACTCCTCGTCACACAACTCCCAGGTCTCAGAAGAACAACTATAGTTTACGACGTGCTCCATGCCGCACATCGTCCAATTCTAAACCAGGCTCCTTGCCTGGAGATTACCCAGACACTCAGTCTAACACACCCAAAGCAGGTTCATGTGTGACCTCAAGCCAGGCTGATACCCTCATCCTTCCCAAAAGCATCAGTGGCACATTTGTTGAGTCACAGACTCCATGTGACACGGTTCTCTTGGCGGAAAATCATGAATCCTCAACACATTGCTACGAAAGAAATCTCGCAGAGGTTATCCAAGCTCTTCAAGAACAAGAAGTTGGACTTTGTGACACAGTTATCTTGGAGGAAAATCACGAATCATCAGTGGACTCCTATGAAAGAAATCTTGCCGAGGTTATACAGGCCCATCAAGGACTTTCTGATGGTCAGGAATTTTTGACAGATGATGTGACAAGTACAGATGAGGCAACAAAGAAGGCAAATTATTTCCCTGAAATACCTTGCCAACAACAAGAAGATATCTGGATCACAAGGGACTCGAGCTCTCATACAGTATCTTCGTCATCTTCATCCAGCTCCAGCTATTTTTCCCCAAGGAGGTCAAGGGAAAACTCAGACCTCTCGTGTACTCCAGGCACCGGATGCACTCCCAGATACAGCATCAGTCGGCTATCGTCTCACCACAAGTCACAGCACCTGGCCGACCTGTCGTATACTCCCGGGGGGCGCCCGCACCTTGAGGATGCAGACGGACCAGTGGAGTATCTTTACACTGATACGGAGCAGGGTCACAAACTGATTGAGGCCCACATTCCACCTTCAGCTAATACCTCACAAAGCTCCTGCATGAGTACCACCAGCAGTGAAGAGACCATCCTCTACGACTGGCGCTCCATGCAGACCAAAATCAGAGACTTCAAAGAAAACCAGAAGCCAACAGAAGGCCCCAGTGACAAGAAGGCCAAAGAGGTTAAGTGTAAATTGTTGCTGGAGACCGAAGGGATGACGGATAAGGAGCTCAGACGGAGGCTCAAAGAGGTAGGGGAGAGCCCGGGTCCCATTAGTCGGCGAACCAGGCCAGTCTACATTCGAAGGCTGTGCCGCCTGTTGCAGGAGTCAAACTCTGGGTCACCGCAGCACCAAGATCAAGTGGGACAACCAAAAACCG CACATTTAGGTTATAGTGCAGAACTCAATTTGGCCCTGCGAACTTTCAAGCTGCCTGACTGTCAGGAAGACGAGCAGGCCTTGTGCCAACAATTTGACCAACCAGATCAGAACAGAAAGTGGAGAGAGGGCAAAATCAAGTCCAGCTTTAACTACCTGCTGCTCGACCCAAG AGTGACAAACAATCTTCCATGCCGGAGTCACGGCATGACTCTACAGGACTGTTTCCAGACATTTGTTAATGCCATTTTTTATGTGGGGAAAGGAAAACGCTCACGCCCCTACAGTCATCTTTACGAGGCCTTGGAGTACTACAAAGGCGATAAGACCTCGAAG AAACTGTGCCCCAAAGTGCAGCAAATACTTCAGATATGGAACGCCGAGCAGGGGGTCATCTCACTGCATTGCTTCCAGAACGTCATTCCAGTGGAGGCCTACACAAGAGAGGCCTGCATGGTGGATGCCATCG GGTTGAAGATGCTCACCAACCAGAAGCGCGGGGATTTCTACGGCGTGGTGTCAAATTGGCAGCTGAAGAAAAAGCGTGAGCTGGGTGTCCACCTGCTCTACCGGGCCATGCAGATATTCCTGGCTGAAGGTGAGCGACAGCTCCGACCAGCAGACATACGACagtaa